In Achromobacter pestifer, the DNA window CGCGCGGCATCGCCGCTGGCGTGCTGCTGGCGTTTGCGCGGGCGCTGGGCGAATTCGGCGCAACGCTGATGATCGCCGGCAACCTGCCGGGACGCACGCAGACCTTGTCGGTCGCCATCTACGAGGCGGTGCAGGCGGGCGATGACGCCACGGCCAATATGTTGGTGCTGGTCACGTCGGTGACCTGCGTGGTGGTCCTGCTGCTGGCCGGCAAGCTGGTGCCCGTGAGCAGCGGCCGGCGCAACGGGGGCGCGCCATGAGCGTCAGCATCCAGGTGCGCAAGCAGATGGTGTCCGGCGACCGGCGCTTTGCGCTGGACGTCGCCTTCGATTCCTCGGCCAAACGCATTGCGCTGTTCGGCCCGTCGGGCGCGGGCAAGAGTCTGACCCTGCGCGCGGTGGCAGGCCTGCTGCGCCCGGACTCGGGCCGCATCGAAATCAATGGCCGCGTGCTGTTCGACGCGGATGGCGGCGTCAACCTGCCCGCGCAGTCGCGCCGCGTCGCCTACCTGTTCCAGGACTACGCCCTGTTTCCCCATCTGACCGTGGCGCAGAACATCGCTTTCGGGCTGCGCCGCGGCTGGCGCAATCCGCCCCGCCGCGAGGTCGGGCCGGAGGCGCAGCGTTGGGTGGAAGCGTTCGAGCTGGGCTCCATCGTGGGCAGTTACCCCAGCGAGATATCGGGCGGCCAGAAGCAGCGGGTGGCATTGGCGCGAGCCCTCATGCTGCGCCCGGACATCCTGCTGCTGGACGAACCCTTTTCAGCGCTGGATTCGCAGCTGCGCGGCAAGATGCGCTTGGAACTCAACGCCTTGCAGCGCCAGTTGGACGTGCCGATGCTCTTGATCACGCACGATCCAGCGGATGTGGACGCACTGGCCGACGAAGTGTTCGAAGTGCGCGAGGGCAGGGTGCGGCGCCATGACGAGGACGTGGGCGTCTGAACGGCTTAGTCCAGCACGCCCAGGATCACGCTGGAGGCTTTGAAGATTGCCACCGCGTCGGCGCCGACGTCCAGCGCCAGGTCCTGCGCACTCTCATTGGTGACGATGGCCGCCAGCGTCACGCCGCCGTCCAGGCCGATCAGGATCTCGCTGTTGACGGCGCCCGGACGCAGCGCGGTGATCTTGCCCGGCAGCTGATTGCGCGCAGACAGGCGCAGGCCGGGGCCGGGGGCGCCCACGATGACCGACGACGCCTTGACCAGCGCGATCGCCTCCTTGCCCATCGCCAAGCCCAATTCCTGCGTGCTTTCTCGGGTGATGGTGGCCGTAATGGTCTGGCCGCCCGCGATGCGCAGCACGATCTCGTCGTTGACGGCGCCGGCGCGGATCTGGATGACGGTGCCTAGCAGTTTGTTGCGTGCGCTGGTCTTGAGCATGAAACGCCTCATGAGGTCGATGTCGCCGCTGGCGTTCATGCCGGCGCGGGTCAGGTTTTCCATGAACTTGCGGTGTTCGGCTTCCAGGGCGCGGAAGGTAGCGATCAGGCCGCGCGCGCGGTCGGTCAGGCGCGTGCCGCCGCCGCCCTTGCCGCCGGCGGCGCGGATCACCAAAGGCTCGCCCGCCAGGTTGTTCATGGCGTCGATGGCGTCCCAGGCGCCCTTGTAGCTCATGCCCACGGCGCGCGCGGCGGCCGTGATCGAGCCGGTGGCGTCGATCTGCGCCAACAGGTCTATGCGGTTTTTTCCGCCCCAGGTCTGGGCGCCGGAGCGAAACCAAATCGAGCCGTCGAGTTCCAACATCTGTGTTGTGCCGTGGTCAGGGTATGGGACAACCGAAAGTGTAATGGACGGGGCTGTCCTGGCGGTTCGTGGCGGCTGCGATGAGAATGAGATTCTGTTGAAATTTTGCAGGCTTCGCGGCACTATGTTCAAGCATCGGGCTCACGGAGAAAACGACATGAAAGCGTTCAAATTGCTGGCTGCGGGATCCATGACAGCGCTGTTGGCGGCTTGCGCCACCGGCCCTGACGTCAAGAGCGACTACGATCATCAGGCGAATTTCGCCCAGTACCGGACCTTCGGGTATATGACGCCGCTGGGCACCGACAAGGCCGGCTACAGCACCTTGCTGACCGAGCGCCTCAAAAATGCCACGCGCGGCCAGATGGAAATGCGCGGCTATACCTACAGCGCCTCCAGTCCCGACCTGCTGGTCAACTTCAGCGCCAAGCTGCAGCAGAAGGTGCAGGTCACGCCGGCTGCGCCGCCCATGGGCCCGTACTACGGCTATCGCAGCGGCTTCTATGGCGGCTGGCCCGGCTACGGCTGGGGTGACGACGTCTACCAATATACTGAGGGCACCTTGAACATCGACCTCGTCGACGCGCGCCGCAGGCAACTGGTGTGGGAAGGCGTGGCGGTGGGCGAGGTCCAGCCCGATGCGGCCGCTACGTCCGAGAACACGGACAAGGTGGTTGCGCAGATCTTCTCCAAGTATCCGTTCCGCGCGGGCGTGGCCGCGCCGCAGCTGCCGGAAAAAAGCAAGTAGGGCGGTCCGCCAGCCCTGCCTAGAGGAAGCCGTATGAGTACTCGCCGCAAGGCCCCCAAGCAAGACACCGGCGATACGCCGCCCTATGAAGTCGTCGCCCTGGTGTTGCAGGGCGGCGGAGCGCTGGGGGCCTACCAGGCCGGGGTGTATCAGGGGCTGCACGAAGCGGGTATCCGGCCCAACTGGATTTCCGGCATCTCCATCGGGTCGATCAACGCGGCGATCATCGCGGGTTCCCCCGAGGATGAGCGCGTGGAGCGCCTGCGCGGTTTCTGGGAGAGCATCTGCCGCCCGGCGGGCTTTGCTTCGGTGCCCTGGGGCGAGACGCTCGGTCCCATGTTCGAGGGTTTGCCGTTCGGCTTCGGCTCGCCCGTCATGAACGGGCATGTCTCGGCATTCCAGGCCTTGTTTTCGGGGCAGCCGGGCTTTTTCAAACCGCGTTTTCCGCCGCCCTACCTGGTGCACGGCAGGGGGGCGGCGTCCACCAGCTTCTACGACACCACGCCGCTGGCCGCGACCCTGCGGGAGTTCGTGGATTTCGACCTGCTCAACAGCGGCGCCGTGCGCGCCAGTTTCGGCGTGGTCAATGTGCGGACCGGCAACTTCGCCTATTTCGACAGCCTGAAGGACACCCTGGCCCCGGAACACATCATGGCCTCGGGCGCCTTGCCGCCAGGCTTTCCCTCCGTCGAGATCGACGGCGAGCACTACTGGGACGGCGGCGTCGTGTCCAACACGCCGCTGGCCCAGGTGCTGACCACCGACAACATGCGGGATACGCTGGCGTTCCAGGTCGACCTGTGGCCCGCGCGCGGCGGTCTGCCGACCAATCTGGAGGAAGTGGCCGAGCGCCAGAAGGACATCCAGTACTCCAGCCGGACCCGCCTGGTCACGGACCAGCTGCGGCGCGTGCTCAAGCTGAGGCACGGCTTGCAGCGTTTGCTGGCGAAGCTGCCGCAAGCCGAGCGCAACGCGGCTGAATTCGACGACATCCGCAGGCTGTCCCATACGCCGGCCACCAACATCATCAACCTCATCTACGAGTCCAAGCATCGGGAGCGTTACTCCAAGGACTACGAGTTCGGCACCGAGGCCATGCGCGAGCACTGGGAGTCCGGCTTGGCCGACATCCGCGCCACGCTGGCCAAGCCCGGCATCCTGGCCCGGCCGACCGAGAACAGCTGTTTCGTCACGCACGATATCCATCGCAACGGCAAGCGCACCTGAACTGGCGGGGCAGTGGCGAGCGCTACGTTTTTGGATAGGGGCGGGACAGCTTTCTGATCGGATTGGTCTTATAGATGCCTTGCAACTTCAATGTCAGTGGGTTCCGGCGGTAGTCTTTCGGGGCAAATTGCAGCCTTGTTCCGGGAGCCGGCCGCCATCCCGCGCGGCGCGGGCCGTCCTGGTGGAGACCCGTCGTGAATGCCCCCGCTCGCCTTGCCCAGGTCGCGCCCGCCCGCGCGGCCGACATTCCCTATGCCATGGACGGCTGGTGGACCCTGGTCTACCAGGGCTGGACCCTGCTTACGCCTCATGGCATCCGCATCGGCCTGACCGCCCTGGAACGCACTTGCCTGCTTTGCCTGGCGGGCAATCCCGCCAGGGAATTGCGGCGCGATGAATTCATGGCCGTGCGCAGGCGCACCACGATGCGCACGCTGAACGTGGCGATTTGCCGCCTGCGCGGCAAGGTCCTGCTGGCTGGCGCCCGGCTGCCGCTGCATACGGTGCACGGCATGGGCTATGTGTTTCTGGGCAAGTTGCGAGAGCTTTCCGAGAACTGATCTGTTGTATGAAATCCCCCCGGTAGTGGTATTTGAGGCACTAAAAATCAGTGATTTCCCCAATAACTGAGTTACATTACTGGGCTGATTACGTGCCTTGGACGCATGCTTCTCATTTGATCGTGGCCTGAGCCGCATTCAAATACTGCGGTTACATGACGCGATTACGGTTAATTACGCTACGCGGGGGTTTCAATGCGGTTTTCGCCTAAACGTGTTTCAGGGCTGGCTTTTTCCGGCGGGGTCCTCGCACTGATATTGGCTGGTTGCGGTGAAAAGCCGCACATGAATCCAGGCATGCCCCAGGTCAGCGTCATTACGATTCAGCCGCAGCGCGCGCCCATCGTGTCCGAACTGCCCGGCCGTGTCGATGCCGTGCGGGACGCACAGATCCGTGCGCGGGTCACCGGTATCGTCCAGAAGATCGCCTTCGAGCAAGGCGGTGACGTCAAGGAAAACCAGCTGCTCTTCAAGATCGATCCGGCCCAGTACAAGGCCACCTACGATCAGGCGACGGCGCAGCTCAAGCAGGCCCAGGCCACTCTGTTCAGCGCCAAGCTGCTGGCCGACCGCTATGCGCCGCTGGTCAAGGCCAACGCCGTCAGCAAGCAGGAATACGACAACGCCGTGGCCTCGTACCGCCAGGCGGACGCCGCTGTCGCCGCCGCCCGCGCGGCGCAGGACAACGCCGCGATCAACCTCGGCTACACCGACGTCACCTCGCCCATCACCGGCCGCATCGGCAAACCGCTGGTTACCGAAGGCGCGCTGGTCGAGGCCACCTCGGCCACGCAGATGGCCACGGTGCAGCAGTTGGATCCGATCTACGTGGACTTCACCCAGTCCACCGCGGAACTCGCGTCCCTGCGCCGCGCCTTCGCCAGCGGTCAGCTGCAGCAGGTCGGCAAGGATACGGCGCGCGCCACCATCGTGCTGGAAGACGGCTCCGAATATGGCCAGCCGGGCAAGCTGCTGTTCACCGGCATCACCGTGGATCCGACCACGGGCCAGGTGAACCTGCGCGCCGAAGTCCCCAACCCCGACGGCATCCTGCTGCCCGGCATGTATGTGCGCGTGCGTCTGGAGCAGGGCGTGGACGACAAGGCCCTGATGGTGCCGCAGCAGGCGCTGCAGCGTACCGCGGACGGCCTGCAGAGCCTGATGCTGGTCAAGGACAACAAGATCGAACAGATTCCGGTCACCACCGGCGGCGCGCTCAAGAGCAACTGGATCGTCACCAGCGGCCTGAAGGCTGGCGACGTGGTCGTGGTGGAAGGATTCCAGAAGGTCCGGCCCGGCGCTCCGGTGCAGGCCAGCGAATGGAAGAGCGGCACGCCCGCGCCGGGCGGCCAGGCCCCCGCGCAACCGGGCGCCAAGCCCGCGGAATCCGCCCCGCAGCCTGGCGCCAAGCCGGCCGAGCCTGCGCAGCAAGACAAGGCCGCAGGCCAGAAATCTTAAGCGGCACGCGGCGCAAGCGCCGCGTTCCTCTTTGGTGAGCATCGCTTTCAGAGTCAGCCCACATGCCGCAATTTTTTATTGATAGACCGATTTTCGCCTGGGTAGTCGCCCTGTTCATCCTGCTGGCCGGGGTGTTGGCGATTCCGAACATGCCGATCTCGCAGTACCCGGACGTGGCGCCGCCAGCGATCACGATCACGGCGACCTATCCCGGCGCTTCGGCCAACGAAGTGGCCGAGCAGGTCACCAGTATCATCGAAGACCAGCTCAACGGCGCCAAGGGCCTGATCTACTACGAGTCGGTCAGCGATTCCTACGGCACCTCGACCATCACCGCGACCTTCGCTCCGGGGACCAACCCGGACTTGGCGCAGGTGGACGTGCAGAACCGCGTGTCCAACGTGGTCGCGCAGTTGCCCACCGCCGTGCAGCAGCAGGGCCTGCAGTATGAGCAGACCAGTACCGGCTTCCTGATGGTGGCGGCGGTGTCGTCCACCGACGGGTCGCTGGACCAGACCGCGCTGGCCGACTACATCACCCGCAACATCAAGAACCCGGTGTCGCGCGTGCCCGGCGTGGGCCAGTTCCAGTTGTTCGCGGCGCCGCGCGCCATGCGCGTGTGGGTCGATCCCGCCAAGCTGGTCGGTTTCAACCTGAGCATGTCGCAGGTCAACCAGGCCATCGCCCAGCAGAACGTGGTGATTTCCGGCGGCAGCATCGGCGCGCCGCCCAACCCGGATTCGCAGCGCATCACCGCCACGGTCACGGCCAACGGCCAACTGAGCACGGTGGAAGGCTTCGGCAAGATCGTCCTGCGCGCCAATACCGACGGCTCCAAGGTGCTGCTGCGCGACGTCGCCCGCATCGAAGTCGGCGCGGACAATTACCAGTTTGGCGCCCGCCTGAACGGCGTGCCCACGGCGGCCTTCGCCATCGTGCTGTCGCCGAACGCGAACGCGCTGGCCACCGCGCAGGGCGTGCGCCAGCAGATGGAGGAACTGTCCAAGTACTTCCCGGGCAACATCAAGTACTCCATTCCGTACGACACCGCGCCCTACGTGAAGGTGTCCATCGAGCAGGTGGTCCACACCCTGGCGGAAGCCATGGTGCTGGTGTTCCTGGTGATGTACCTGTTCCTGCAGAACGTCCGCTATACCCTGATCCCGGCCCTGGTCGTGCCGGTGGCCATGCTGGGGGCGTTCGCGGTGATGCTGGCGCTTGGATTCTCCATCAACGTGCTGACCATGTTCGCCATGGTGCTGGCCATCGGGATTCTGGTGGACGACGCCATCGTGGTGGTGGAGAACGTCGAGCGGATCATGTCCACAGAGGGCTTGCCACCCAAGGAGGCCACCAAGAAGGCCATGCCGCAGATCAGCGGCGCCATCATCGGCATCACGCTGGTGCTGGTGACGGTGTTCCTGCCCCTGGCCTTCATGAGCGGTTCGGTGGGCGTGATCTATCGCCAGTTCTCGATCGCGATGGCCGTGTCCATCTTCTTCTCGGCGCTGCTGGCCCTGACCTTCACCCCGGCGCTGTGCGCCACCATCCTCAAGCCGGTGCCCAAGGGTCACCACGAGGACAAGAAGGGCTTCTTCGGCTGGTTCAACCGCAAGTTCGACGCCACCACCCATAACTACCAGAACTGGGTGTCGCGCATGCTGCACAAGGGCGGCCGCATGATGCTGGCGTTCCTGGTGCTGGTCGTGCTGCTGGGCTGGCTGTACCTGCGCCTGCCTTCGTCCTTCCTGCCCGAGGAAGATCAGGGCTATGTGGTCAGCAACATCGAGCTGCCCACCGGCGCCACCGCCAACCGCACGGTCGAGGTCATCGAGCAGGTCGAGAAATACTTCTCGGGCGTGCCGGCGGTCGAGAACATCATTGCCGTGCAGGGCTACAGCTTCAACGGCAACGGCCTGAACGCCGCTATCGCCTTCGTTACGCTGAAGGACTTCAGCGAGCGCAAGGAACGCAAGGATTCCGCGGGCGCGATCGCCTTCCGGGCCTTCGAAAAGCAGCTGATGGGCATCCATGACGCGCAGGTGTTCACCTTGGTGCCGCCCGCCATTTCGTCGCTGGGCAACGCTACCGGCTTCGACTTCCGCCTGCAGGACCGCGGCGCGGCGGGTTCCGCCGCCCTGGCTGCGGCGACGGGCGAACTGATGGGCCTGGTCATGAAGAGCCCGGTGCTGTCGCAGGTGCGTATTACCGGCCTCGGGCCGGGCGCGCAGCTCAACCTGACGATCGACCGCGAGAAGGCGGCCGCGCTGGGCGTGGACTTCAACGAGGCCGCCTCGCTGATCTCCACCGCGGTCGGTTCCGCCTACCTCAGCAAGTTCCCCAACCTGGGCCGGATGCAGAACATCTGGGTGCAGGCCGACGCGCCGTACCGCATGCAGCTCAATGACGTGCTGCAGTTGAATGCGCGCAACGGCCAGGGCGGCATGGTGCCGCTGTCCACCTTCGTCAAGGCCGAATGGAAGCAGGGTCCGGTGCAGGTGGTGCGCTACAACAGCTACGAGTCCATGCGTATCGGCGGCGACGCCGCGCCTGGCTACACCACGGGCGAGGCGATGGCCGAGATGGAGCGCCTGGTGGGCCAGTTGCCGCAGGGCTTCGGCTACGAATGGAACGGCCTTTCCTACCAGGAACGCCAGGCCGGCAACCAGGCTCCGATCCTGATGGGCTTGTCGCTGCTGGTGGTGTTCCTGGTGCTGGCCGCCCTGTATGAAAGCTGGGCCATCCCGATTTCGGTGATGCTGGTGGTGCCGCTGGGCATGTTGGGCGCGGTGGCGCTGATCAGCGCGCTGGGCATGTCCAACGACGTGTACTTCCAGGTGGGCATGGTGACCGTGATCGGCTTGGCGGCCAAGAACGCCATTCTTATCGTGGAGTTCGCCAAGGACCAATACGCCCGCGGCATGGGGCTGTACGAGTCCGCGGTGGAAGCCGCGAGACTGCGTTTCCGCCCCATCCTGATGACCTCGCTGGCCTTCATCCTGGGCGTGGTGCCCCTGGCCATGGCGACCGGCGCAGGCGCCGCCAGCCAGCGCGCCGTGGGTCTGGGCGTGCTGGGCGGCATGTTGGCCGCCACGCCGTTCGCGGTGATTTTCGTGCCGACCTTCTTCGTGGTGGTGCTGGGCCTGTTCAAGACCCGGCCGCGCCTGCTGGGCGCCGAACTGCGCGCCTTCGAAGAAGAGCAGGCGGCCAAGAAGGCTGCAGCCGGACAGGCTGCACCGGACGCCGCCGCGCAACACCCCGCACAACCCAACGGTGGCCAGGAGGGCAAGGAATGAAAGCCCTGAAGTTCAAACAGACCGCCTTGTCCGCTTTCGTGGCGGTGGCGTTGGCCGGCTGCTCGCTGGCGCCTGATTACAAGCGTCCCGACGCGCCGGTCTCCGGCACGTGGCCCGATCAGCCCAAGGTCCAGTACGGCGGCTACGCCAAGCCCACGTCGCTGGGCACCCAGCCGTCCACCGCGGTCATGCCGCAGGAAGGCACGCCCGCCGCCAATCTGGGCTGGCGCGAGTTCTTCCGCGATCCGCGCCTGCAAGGCCTGATCGAGCTGTCGCTGGCCAACAACCGCGACTTGCGCGTGGCGGTGGAAAGGGTGGAAGAGGCCCGCGCCCAGTACGGCATCCAGCGCGGCGCGCAATGGCCCAGCATCGGCGCCGGCATCCAGGGCCAGCGCCAGCATCTGCCGCAGAACATGCGGGCTGCCGGCGCGGGTTCCATCAGCAGTTCGTACCAGGCCGGGATCGGCCTGACCACCTTCGAGATCGACCTGTTCGGCCGCCTGCGCAACCTCTCCGAGGCGGCGTATCAACAGTACCTGGCGACGGAGCAGGCGCAGAAGAGCGTGCAGATCACGCTGGTGGGTTCGGTCGCGCAGTCGTATTTCAACCTGCGCGCCGCCGAAGTCCAGCTCGACCTGACCAAGCGCACCCTGGCGGCGCGCCAGGAATCCTACGACCTGGTCAAGCGCCGTTTCGACGGCGGCGTGGCGTCCGAACTGGATCTGAACCAAGCCAAGACGCTGCTGGACTCGGCCTCGTCCGATCTGGCGCAACTGGCCCGCGCCCAGGCCCAGGCCATGAATGCGCTGGTGCTGCTGGTCGGCACGTCGCTGCCGCCGGATCTGCCGGCGCCTGCCGTGTTCGGCCGCGACCAGTTGCTGGCCACGGTGCCCTCGGGCCTGCCATCCGACCTGCTTGAGCGCCGTCCGGACATCATGGCCGCGGAAAACCAGCTGCTGTCCGCCAATGCCAATATCGGCGCGGCGCGCGCGGCGTTCTTCCCGACCATCTCGCTGACCGGCCTGCTGGGCGTGGCCAGCCCCTCGTTGGGCGACCTGTTCAAGGGCGGCCAGGGCTATTGGAGCTTTTCGCCTTCGATCACCACGCCGCTGTTTGCCGGCGGCAGCATCCGCGAAGGGCTGAACCTGGCCAAGGCGCGCGACAATATCGCCGTGGCGCAGTACGAACAGTCCATCCAGCAGGCATTCCGCGAAGTGTCGGACGCGCTGGCGGGCGAAGCCACCTACGGGGCGCAGCTGGACGCTCAGCGCGCCTTGCAGGATGCGACCGGGCGCACGCTGGAACTGTCGAATTTGCGCTATACCAATGGTATCGACAGCTACTTGCAGGTGCAGACCGCGCAGGTGGACTTTTTCAATGCCCAGCTCTCCCTGGTCCAGACCGGTCTGGCGGCGCTGATCAACCGCGTCGAACTGTACAAGGCCCTGGGCGGCGGCTGGGAAGAAACGACGAAAGTGCAATGATAGAACTTGGTGTAAACATCGATCACGTTGCCACGCTGCGGCAACAACGCCACACGGCCTATCCGGACCCGGTCCTGGCCGCGCTGCGCGCGGAGGACGCCGGCGCCGACCTGATCACGCTGCATCTGCGCGAAGACCGGCGCCACATCCAGGACAAGGACGTCTACGCCATGCGTCCGCAACTGCGCACGCGCATGAATCTGGAATGCGCGGTCACGGCGGAAATGCTGGAGATCGCCTGCGCGGTCAAGCCCAGCGACGTCTGCCTGGTGCCGGAAAAGCGCACCGAACTCACGACCGAGGGCGGCCTGGAAGTGGCGGGCGCCATGGGACCCGTGTCGGATGCGGTGGGCCTGCTGGCCGAGGCCGGCATCCGCGTGTCGCTTTTCATCGATCCGGATCCGGAGCAGATCGCGGCCGCGGCCAAGGCCGGCGCGCCAGTGATCGAATTGCATACCGGCGCCTACGCCGAGGCTGAAGGAGAGGCCGCCGAGGCCGAACTGAAGCGACTGCGCCTGGCCGTGACCGAAGGGCTGCGCCATGGCTTGCGCGTGAATGCCGGCCACGGCCTGCATTACGGCAACGTCAAGCCGGTGGCCGCGCTGGAAGGCATTGCCGAACTCAACATCGGCCACGCCATCGTGGCGCAGGCGGTGTTCGACGGCTGGGAAAAAGCGGTGCGCGACATGAAGGCGCTGATGGTGCAGGCTCGCCTGCAAGCGCTGCGCGGGCTGTGATCGCGGCCCCGGTCCCGTTCTTGCCTCTGGCTGCGCGCTGATTCCCATGTCCGACGCTTCCCGCCCCGCCGCGCCCGCAGGCGCCATTGCCGGGATCGGCATGGACCTGCTGCGCATCGACCGCATCGAGCGCGCGCTGGCGCGACACGGCGACCGCTTCGCGGAAAAGATCCTGGGCGTCGAGGAACTGCAGAAGTTCCATGCGCGCCGCGCCCGCGACCCGGTGCGCGGCCTGCGTTTCCTGGCGACCCGATTTGCGGCCAAGGAGGCGTTTTCCAAGGCCATCGGCCTGGGCATGCGCATGCCCATGACGTGGCGCCGGGTGCAGACCTTGAACGCGCCTGGCGGGCGTCCCGTGCTGGTGATCGCGCCCGAACTGCTGCAATGGTATGAGCAGCGTTTCGGCGCGGCGCATGTTTCCATTACCGACGAATCCGACATGGCCGCCGCTTACGTGGTGGTCGAACGCAAGCCCTGATCCGCGGACCCGTGTCCGCCGCCGGCTTGCCAGACTTAGACAGAAGGACAGCCTGACATGGCCAAGAAGAAATCCAGGGCGGTCCTGCCGCCCGGCCCCGTGATGGTCGACGTGGCGGGATGCACGCTGACGAAGGCGGAAAAGAAGCGCCTGCGCCATCCGCTGGTGGGCGGCGTGATTCTGTTTGCGCGCAATTTCGAAAACCGCAAGCAGCTCACCGAGCTGACGCGCCAGATCCACAAGGCCCGCAAGGAGCCCCTGCTGATCCTGGTGGACCATGAAGGCGGCCGCGTGCAGCGTTTCCGCGAAGACGGTTTCACGCCGCTGCCCGCCATGCGCGACCTGGGCGCGCTGTGGGACCGCGATCCCCTGCAAGCCATGCGCCTTGCGACCGAAGCCGGCTACGTGCTGGCCGCCGAGCTGCGCGCCTGCGGCGTGGACATGAGCTTCACCCCCGTGCTGGACCTGGACTATGGCGTCAGCAAGGTGATCGGCACCCGCGCCTTCCATCAGGACCCGCGGGTGGTCACGATGCTGTCGCGCGCGCTGATCCAGGGCCTGCAGCTGGCGGGCATGTCGGCTTGCGGCAAGCACTTCCCCGGCCATGGTTTCGTGGAAGCGGATTCGCACCACGAGATCCCGGTGGACCCGCGTCCGCTGGACAAGATCCTGAAGGACGATGCCGCCCCGTACGCCTGGCTGGGCGACGCGGTGCTGCCGTCGGTGATGCCCGCGCATGTGATCTATCCCAAGGTCGACAAGCACCCGGCCGGCTTTTCCAAGCGCTGGGTGCAGGACATCCTGCGCACCCGCCTGGGCTACGATGGGGTGGTGTTCTCGGATGACCTGACCATGGAAGGCGCCTCGGTGGCGGGCGACATCCTGGACCGCGCCAACGCGGCGCTGGGCGCGGGCTGCGACATGGTGCTGGTGTGCAACCGGCCGGACCTGGCGGACGACTTGCTCGAACGCCTGAAGTTCGCACACGCGCCCGAGTCCGTGGCCCGCATCCGCCGCCTGATGCCGCGCTTTGACGCGCCGGACTGGGATACCTTGCAGGCTGAAAGCCGTTACCAGAATGCCCGACGACTTCAATCTCAAATCGTTCCTGGCTGACCTGCCGCATCTGCCGGGCGTGTACCGGCATCTGGATGCGGCCGGCGAGGTCATGTATGTCGGCAAGGCGCGCGACCTGAAGAAGCGCGTCTCGTCGTATTTCCAGAAGAACCTGGCCAGCCCCCGCATCGCCCAGATGGTGGCGAAGGTGGCGCGGCTGGAGGTGACGGTGACGCGCTCCGA includes these proteins:
- a CDS encoding efflux RND transporter permease subunit codes for the protein MPQFFIDRPIFAWVVALFILLAGVLAIPNMPISQYPDVAPPAITITATYPGASANEVAEQVTSIIEDQLNGAKGLIYYESVSDSYGTSTITATFAPGTNPDLAQVDVQNRVSNVVAQLPTAVQQQGLQYEQTSTGFLMVAAVSSTDGSLDQTALADYITRNIKNPVSRVPGVGQFQLFAAPRAMRVWVDPAKLVGFNLSMSQVNQAIAQQNVVISGGSIGAPPNPDSQRITATVTANGQLSTVEGFGKIVLRANTDGSKVLLRDVARIEVGADNYQFGARLNGVPTAAFAIVLSPNANALATAQGVRQQMEELSKYFPGNIKYSIPYDTAPYVKVSIEQVVHTLAEAMVLVFLVMYLFLQNVRYTLIPALVVPVAMLGAFAVMLALGFSINVLTMFAMVLAIGILVDDAIVVVENVERIMSTEGLPPKEATKKAMPQISGAIIGITLVLVTVFLPLAFMSGSVGVIYRQFSIAMAVSIFFSALLALTFTPALCATILKPVPKGHHEDKKGFFGWFNRKFDATTHNYQNWVSRMLHKGGRMMLAFLVLVVLLGWLYLRLPSSFLPEEDQGYVVSNIELPTGATANRTVEVIEQVEKYFSGVPAVENIIAVQGYSFNGNGLNAAIAFVTLKDFSERKERKDSAGAIAFRAFEKQLMGIHDAQVFTLVPPAISSLGNATGFDFRLQDRGAAGSAALAAATGELMGLVMKSPVLSQVRITGLGPGAQLNLTIDREKAAALGVDFNEAASLISTAVGSAYLSKFPNLGRMQNIWVQADAPYRMQLNDVLQLNARNGQGGMVPLSTFVKAEWKQGPVQVVRYNSYESMRIGGDAAPGYTTGEAMAEMERLVGQLPQGFGYEWNGLSYQERQAGNQAPILMGLSLLVVFLVLAALYESWAIPISVMLVVPLGMLGAVALISALGMSNDVYFQVGMVTVIGLAAKNAILIVEFAKDQYARGMGLYESAVEAARLRFRPILMTSLAFILGVVPLAMATGAGAASQRAVGLGVLGGMLAATPFAVIFVPTFFVVVLGLFKTRPRLLGAELRAFEEEQAAKKAAAGQAAPDAAAQHPAQPNGGQEGKE
- a CDS encoding efflux transporter outer membrane subunit, translating into MKALKFKQTALSAFVAVALAGCSLAPDYKRPDAPVSGTWPDQPKVQYGGYAKPTSLGTQPSTAVMPQEGTPAANLGWREFFRDPRLQGLIELSLANNRDLRVAVERVEEARAQYGIQRGAQWPSIGAGIQGQRQHLPQNMRAAGAGSISSSYQAGIGLTTFEIDLFGRLRNLSEAAYQQYLATEQAQKSVQITLVGSVAQSYFNLRAAEVQLDLTKRTLAARQESYDLVKRRFDGGVASELDLNQAKTLLDSASSDLAQLARAQAQAMNALVLLVGTSLPPDLPAPAVFGRDQLLATVPSGLPSDLLERRPDIMAAENQLLSANANIGAARAAFFPTISLTGLLGVASPSLGDLFKGGQGYWSFSPSITTPLFAGGSIREGLNLAKARDNIAVAQYEQSIQQAFREVSDALAGEATYGAQLDAQRALQDATGRTLELSNLRYTNGIDSYLQVQTAQVDFFNAQLSLVQTGLAALINRVELYKALGGGWEETTKVQ
- the pdxJ gene encoding pyridoxine 5'-phosphate synthase, whose product is MIELGVNIDHVATLRQQRHTAYPDPVLAALRAEDAGADLITLHLREDRRHIQDKDVYAMRPQLRTRMNLECAVTAEMLEIACAVKPSDVCLVPEKRTELTTEGGLEVAGAMGPVSDAVGLLAEAGIRVSLFIDPDPEQIAAAAKAGAPVIELHTGAYAEAEGEAAEAELKRLRLAVTEGLRHGLRVNAGHGLHYGNVKPVAALEGIAELNIGHAIVAQAVFDGWEKAVRDMKALMVQARLQALRGL
- the acpS gene encoding holo-ACP synthase yields the protein MSDASRPAAPAGAIAGIGMDLLRIDRIERALARHGDRFAEKILGVEELQKFHARRARDPVRGLRFLATRFAAKEAFSKAIGLGMRMPMTWRRVQTLNAPGGRPVLVIAPELLQWYEQRFGAAHVSITDESDMAAAYVVVERKP
- the nagZ gene encoding beta-N-acetylhexosaminidase, which codes for MAKKKSRAVLPPGPVMVDVAGCTLTKAEKKRLRHPLVGGVILFARNFENRKQLTELTRQIHKARKEPLLILVDHEGGRVQRFREDGFTPLPAMRDLGALWDRDPLQAMRLATEAGYVLAAELRACGVDMSFTPVLDLDYGVSKVIGTRAFHQDPRVVTMLSRALIQGLQLAGMSACGKHFPGHGFVEADSHHEIPVDPRPLDKILKDDAAPYAWLGDAVLPSVMPAHVIYPKVDKHPAGFSKRWVQDILRTRLGYDGVVFSDDLTMEGASVAGDILDRANAALGAGCDMVLVCNRPDLADDLLERLKFAHAPESVARIRRLMPRFDAPDWDTLQAESRYQNARRLQSQIVPG